The Thunnus maccoyii chromosome 12, fThuMac1.1, whole genome shotgun sequence genomic interval TTTACTTGTGCAATACTAAATGGGAATCTCTAAAAACACCATCACAACCAGGATACTGGTGCACATGTAAGTGCACTCTCTGTCCACTTGATGGCAGTGAAGTTCAACACAAAGAGTAGTTGAAGTGTGTAAATGTTCATTGAGGAGCtgtcaggtttttgtacagagactgtgggtttcctgtcactgtgggacTCACTGCACAGTAGTACAGAGCAgagtctgtcactgcagcagaggagatctgcagatcaacacgtttctctgttttgttaatGTGAGCTGAGAAATCAGAAACAGTTGGATGAATCGATCCgtcctctgtgatgtagagcagGAACTCTGGTCTGGATCTCTGGTATTGTCGGTACCACTGGATATTGTAGATAGAACCCTCATATTTACAGGTCAGGTTGATGTTTCCTCCCTCTGCAACACGTTCTTCAGTATTTTCTGGCTTTATGCTGTTCATGGAACCCACGGCTGCAAAATGAGTCATTCATGTCAGTTAGTCTGCAAGAGATTTTAAAAGAGACTTAACAGAGGTTCTTGACTTTTACTGTCacctttcatcatttttaaatacattaaaaacccaacatgttctttctgtttgtgaatTTACTTCCACAAAATCATCCAGCTATGAAAAACAGATATCTGGTTAATACATCAGGTAAAATGAGACTTTCATCTCTGTTCTAACACTCACCTATAAAGTGAGATAAAAGTATAAAGAGGTAAAGCAACATGTCTTTGGAGTTGTTGAAAccaaacagacagcagatgatcaatgttcttccactgcagtagaatgaagaaactaaacagcctctctgctgcacagcCCTTCTCCTCAGCATCAAGCTGATTGGGATTTTACTTCCTCAAACATTTGTGCTCTGCAGACAGAAATAATCTCATTGGTTGAGTTGAACCTCAGTGGGCGGGGCCAGGAAATCACCTCTGTAGGTTGTTGAACCACCAATAACATCATGAACTTCATCACAGTTTAACACGGCTTTCAGTTCTGTTAAGTTTGAGTTGAACACTGAGATCCATCAGCCTCCTGACAAACTCATCATATTTACTTGGAGCTCCTGACAGTTATCTCAGGCCAAACACTCGCTCCAACTAtttataatgtcagaaaatgtctttctgtgtgcaCGAAAAAGAACAGCTTGCCTGAACTAAAACTTGTTACTGATTATGTGCGttatatttctgtgtcatgGAAGCAGCAGGAGACGTTCTGTTGTTCAGGAGGACTGTGTGGAAAAAGCAGTGCTGGACCAGCACAAAGGGGAGATTCTGTTAAAACAGTTTCCCACCGTGAAACTAGAGGCCTCAGTGTTATACGATACAGCAAACACTCCCTCAGTGTTTGGAATagatctgttgttgtttgtttcattgctGGACTTCTGCTGTGATTTGGTTTCATGGTGTTGAATGGAAAACTCCTCTAAAGTGTCATTTATATACatcatttaaatctgtttagtagacaaaacatttatttccatgAATCAGTTACATATGATGTCATTCTAATCTGATACCTTGAATTTTTAAtaagagtttgtttttcagtgttttcagtgtccatttattatgtttgatggtgtcttgtgtttgaagcatcatccagctggtttgtcattgatgtggatttgctgctcatgtgaatcctcccacagtgtttcattagcagctgtaaccacagtgactcagataaaacaggaattagcagaatccatctgatatgaagctgtggtttgaataccactttcctcctctttgaagagtagtcagatatctgtgttcaggtttttgtacagcctcttctacactttctatcactgtgtgtctagagcacagtagtagagagctgtgtctgccagtgcagcagaggagatctgcagatcaACTTGATTTTTCCTCTTATTCAGTTTAACAGTCAGTCGAGGGTGTGGAGGTTCTGCATTCACCACAGTAGATGTTGATTCATAGATCAGGAGAAGGAACTGAGGAGCTGATCCAGGATCTTGTCGATACCACTGAAGACTATAAGCAGTACCTGAATACTTACAGGACAGAGTAACACTACTGCCCTCTGATGAAAACACTTCAGCACTGCTGGCAGTAAtatcatcttccaaggtgttacctagtgaaggaaacatgttgtattaaagttctgttccagagtcaaatatccatcatttggaaaatatcacacaatgacaaaaacatacgtacctacaagagctgaaaacagtaaaatgacagccagtgtttccatggttacacaagtgaaacgctgtaagtgaatgttgagtttgaataagtgttgagtggttttgtgagttgtgtttggtctgatgttcacagctggaatcaaacagctctctgccatgcagccacctctgcagtcagtaggaggagactcatatgtcaaatgacattcatttgtaaaactcttcatcacaactgtgtctcatgagggaaaagaatctagactgtttgataagaaaccactgaagtaacagtgtgtgactccctctagtggatgttgtggagtattctgttgtctttgctccaaaggtttttgtacagagttttggtgtttcctgtcactgtgggctgcagagcacagtagtacacagcagagtcagacagctgcagcttctggatCTTCAGAGGAACTGATTTGGAATCCAGTGTAGATGAAAATCTTTCTTTAAACTCATCTGGTGTGTTCCCTTCATCCAGGTTAACTCGGCTCAGGATGAATTTAGGGCTGTTGTTTCCATCCTGTTTGTACCAGAACAAAGTGGTACTTCCACTGGTCTTAAATGTACAACCAAGTGAAACTGTGTCTCCTTCAGTAGCAATGACATCTCCTGTTGGCTGGGTCACGCTGTCTTGTCCTTTACACTCTGGGGAAGAACAgaacatgcagaggaagagatgaatcaataaagatgattgattaaaggAGAACAATCAGCAGGTTTGTTTGTGAATTTACTTCCACAAAATCATCCAATTATGAAAAACAGATATCTGGTTAATACATCAGGTAAAATGAGACTTTCATCTCTGCTCTAACACTCACCTATAAAGTGAGATAAAAGTATAAAGAGGTAAAGCAACATGTCTTTGGAGTTGTTGaaaccaaacaaacagcagatgaTCAATGTTCTTCCACTGCAGTAGAATGAAGAAACtaaacagcctctctgctgcacagcCCTTCTCCTCAGCATCAAGCTGATTGGGATTTTACTTCCTCAAACATTTGTgctctgcagacagaaagaatCTCATTGGTTGAGTTGAACCTCAGTGGGCGGGACCAGGAAATCACCTTCATAGGTTGTTGAACCATCAATGACATCATGAACTTCATCACAGTTTACCATGGATTTCAGTTCTGTTAAGTTTGAGTTGAACACTGAGATCCATCAGCCTCCTGACAAACTCATCATATTTACTTGGAGCTCCTGACAGTTATCTCAGGCCAAACACTCGCTCCaactgtttaaaatgtcagaaaatgtctttctgtgtgcatgaaaaAGAACAGCTTGCCTGAACTAAAACTTGTTACTGATtatgtttgttatatttctgtgtcatgGAAGCAGCAGGAGATGTTCTGTTCTACAGTTTTtcagcagaaatgccaaatatttgatggttgcagcttcttaaatgtgaatgtaacaCCCGTCCCATGTGGCTATAGAGTATGATGTGAATCTGCTACTATGGACGGGACCTAGGttatagtttcatatttaaagctataatatgtaactattctgcattaaaatgtctaaaaacaactagacctatgttatatattttgttgagttgtttacttacattatcccaaatgtttccaacattttcaaactgagagatctgtaattttaatcaaggtaatggaccgtttcatttggttgccTGTCAATGGTTTCATATCCCTCTACGAAAGAGTATAGTGCACAAGATGCATGAGTCAGCGTAATGTTTGTctgctacaatggcgtctaccaaagagtaacttacacacatataagataatacatcagcgttgtggttgttcaacagaaactgtcttttattcagttttaagccacattttcatgataaatttttactaaaaaacagCTGACGGTTCCTCCAATAAAATCAAGGAATGGTGTTAAGTGTATATGCCTCCTATTAGTTTTTTAATCTTGTGTGTTAATTTTTCCTACCCTTTTTAACAGTTAATACCAAAATATGAATTACCTATGATGAACTATGACACAACAAGTAGAATTTAAATGCAAAAAggtacacaaaacaaaaccactttAGATCACTAATAAAGTGAATCCAAATAGAAATAATACCCAAtattaataaagacaaaataaatattagtttCTCTAATATCCAtcaggtctttttttaaattttcatctgTTACCTCTAATTAGGTTCTAATATCACAAATGCCAACATCTTTAATGTGTATATCAACAATGTACTGTGGGCCcaaactctcacacactctcactctgcAACATAACCTGAACTGAGTTGTGGCTTGGGAGAATGGGAGCAAGGTGATGGGTGGTCAGAGGAGTGCAGAAGAAACTGGATGGATACACtccatttaaaattttgaagTGCATTTCTTTTGCCTTGGGAGTTATGGGAAATTTTAGATATTTAGTTTGTAACATGTTGATATAATGCCTTGCAAATAGATTTGCAAAATTGAGTTTCTGTAAGATACAATACGATAGGGTATGAGATGCTGTTAAACATATTTGTAATTGCTTTGTTTGGAATTTTGACTTCATTAAAGTTGCAGCCTCCAACTGAAAGTTGTGGGAGACAGGGGGTGATGGGAGTAGAATTTGATAAAATTCCTTTAATTTAGCATATTATGGAGTTGAGGGTGGCTTTAGTTGTAGCTTTAAATATGTTACAGTTGCCAGTTAAATCATATCTAAGGCAGAAGTTTTCATATGACATGACACAGCCACTACTATCAACTAAGTGAATCACCGACCAAATGCCTTTCACCATCCAGTCCTCATTatataatgatttgtttttaattgtgacatatctgtgacatatatttaacaaataattacaaattaaCAAATCTGGAACAGATGTTTACATGCTACACTTTCCTAGTTTTACTTCAGGTAACATTTCAAGGTTTCTAAAACCAGGATATGATGTTTACTTGTGCAGAACTAAATGGGAATCTCTAAAAACACCATCACAACCAGGATACTGGTGCACATGTAAGTGCACTCTCTGTCCACTTGACGGCAGTGAAGTTCAACACAAAGAGTAGTTGAAGTGTGTAAATGTTCATTGAGGAGCtgtcaggtttttgtacagagactgtgggtttcctgtcactgtgggcctcacagcacagtagtacagagcagagtctgtcactgcagcagaggagatctgcagatggATTTGTTTGCCCTCCACTGTAATCTCCAGTCCAGGTTTTGGATTTGTTACTTTTCCAGAATCTGAGTgtgagatgaggatctctggtggttttcctggatattgtcgataccagaagaaataatcaCCAGGGTAAAGTTCTGGGTATTTataggacagagtaacagtgctgccctccaaactgttctcttcattcttGACTGCAGTGAGTTCACAGCTGACacctacataaaaatatttaaatccagAAGTTAGTgaacaaatttacattttcttgggCTTCTTGTTCTGTGCTTCAGTGACTATGTAGCTGTTTTAATTACATTGTCAGATATGAATGTTCTTCTCATTTAATTTAACTCCAAgagattaattaaaatgtgacttACCAGTGAATatacagaggagcagagctggCACTAAAAGCAACATGTTCAAAGATAAACAGCTCAGTAATCCTCAAAGTCAACTTACTGAAGTCTGCTTACTTTCTGATGGGGACAGCTGGGCTTCCCCCATCTGTAGAGGAAGCCCCTCCTCCcttaatgacatcactgtgacatcatccaAGCAGGGGACAGTGTATACTGATATATTTGTAAGGAcagaactccccatgcacagccagtattttcagtcggtcgcaggaacatataaggtgaaaatcaaaattaccCACCACACACTGAGATGACTTTACATTGTGCAGTGCAgcacaatgaaaacagaagaccatcaaggcattttggagcgaaacatacagcccagtgtcagaaagctaTTTCTTAGTCGTAGGTCATGGGTCTTcgagcaggataatgaccccaaacatacatatcaaagcacccaagagtggatgagaagaaaacgttggactgttctgaagtggccttcaatgagtcctgatctgaatcccattgaacatctgtggaaagagatgaaacttgcagttgggagatGACACCCATCAAACCTGAAGAACTGAAGTGGTTTTCtcaagaagagtctgaactaccagtggagaagaatagaaaccttattcagagttacagaaagcacTTGACTGCAGTTATCGCCTCCAAAGGctgtcaaacaaaacattaagTTAAGGGTAgtaatatttttggccatgacattttcatttgatttattgtattaaataataaattaagtattttgtatgaaaatcaaacattatACCCAGACTATGAGAAGAATGCTTAATCTCAATGGACAGTTTAGCAAGATTATATTTCACTTGATCAACAGGATTTGAGGGGCAAGTTACAGGATCTTACCAGCACTTAACGTAATAAACCAGCTGCCATAATGACTGGACTTTAATGGAATATATAATCTCATATGATCAGAAAAACAATGGAAATTGGtgccatgtttaaaaaaaaaacaaaaaaaaaaacattaatcaaaaGTGAGAGGACCTAGGATTGAACCTTGTGGTACACCACAAGAAATCACAGCCTGAGAGAACAGATAAACTTCTTTTATAAAGGTAAGAATGAGAGAGCTGAGTGTGATGTGAACTGGTTCATGGAGATGCTT includes:
- the LOC121908835 gene encoding uncharacterized protein LOC121908835 codes for the protein MKGTHQMSNTLEDDITASSAEVFSSEGSSVTLSCKYSGTAYSLQWYRQDPGSAPQFLLLIYESTSTVVNAEPPHPRLTVKLNKRKNQVDLQISSAALADTALYYCLDDFVEVNSQTERTSVGSMNSIKPENTEERVAEGGNINLTCKYEGSIYNIQWYRQYQRSRPEFLLYITEDGSIHPTVSDFSAHINKTEKRVDLQISSAAVTDSALYYCAVSPTVTGNPQSLYKNLTAPQ